The Hydrotalea sp. genome includes a window with the following:
- a CDS encoding (Fe-S)-binding protein, translating into MSSQKKVGLFVTCLVDMFRPSVATSAIRLLKKCGFAVVVSPRQTCCGQVAFNNGDRDTARNIARELLYEFHDCDYIVAPSASCAGMVVKNYGELFPHPDRAGHLFGHNLYHFDKNEDLPHRADGFRAKFYELSDFLYHVVNFQPSNIAPYVGDRKISYHDSCSSLRDTKTFIAARGLLARAGVAAANLADAEACCGFGGSFTTDFPNISASITDKKCDDILSTAPDILLSADLGCLLHLVGRLSRRGAAVEAFHLIEFLDEQAHSQFLLPLGKELNNAAQKTPAAQQPAK; encoded by the coding sequence ATGTCATCGCAGAAAAAAGTGGGGTTATTCGTAACATGTTTGGTCGACATGTTTCGCCCCTCGGTCGCGACCTCGGCCATTCGGTTGTTAAAAAAATGCGGTTTCGCGGTGGTGGTCAGCCCGCGCCAAACCTGTTGCGGCCAGGTCGCATTCAACAATGGCGACCGCGACACCGCCCGCAATATCGCGCGCGAATTACTTTACGAATTTCATGATTGCGATTATATCGTCGCGCCATCGGCGTCATGCGCCGGCATGGTGGTGAAAAATTACGGCGAGCTTTTTCCTCATCCTGATAGGGCAGGCCACCTGTTCGGGCATAATCTTTACCATTTTGATAAGAACGAAGACCTGCCGCATCGCGCCGATGGTTTCCGCGCCAAGTTTTATGAATTGAGCGACTTCCTTTATCATGTTGTCAATTTCCAGCCGAGCAATATCGCGCCCTATGTTGGCGACCGAAAAATTTCCTACCACGATAGTTGTTCGTCATTGCGCGACACCAAAACATTCATCGCGGCGCGTGGTTTGTTGGCGCGCGCCGGCGTGGCGGCGGCGAACTTAGCCGATGCCGAAGCCTGTTGCGGGTTTGGCGGCAGTTTCACCACCGACTTCCCCAATATCTCAGCCAGCATCACCGATAAAAAATGCGATGATATTTTATCAACCGCGCCCGATATTTTGTTGTCGGCCGACCTTGGCTGTTTGCTCCATTTGGTTGGCCGCTTAAGCCGGCGTGGCGCGGCGGTTGAGGCATTTCACCTTATCGAATTTTTGGACGAGCAAGCCCACAGCCAATTTTTATTGCCGCTGGGCAAGGAATTAAATAACGCGGCGCAAAAAACCCCTGCGGCGCAACAACCAGCCAAATAA